The Verrucomicrobiota bacterium JB022 genome includes a region encoding these proteins:
- a CDS encoding MarR family transcriptional regulator: protein MKPTLDLPCLDLYATSRAVIKAYGPLLKDLGLTYPQYLVMISLWQYGTLSVKDLSGLLNLDSGTLSPLLKRLQAAGLVERTRSTVDERGVDISLTDEGRQLEAKSAAVREKIGELFCLPEAEMRQMQATLRAITGRMEASAEK from the coding sequence ATGAAACCGACGCTCGATCTTCCGTGCCTCGACCTTTACGCCACCTCGCGGGCCGTGATCAAGGCCTACGGCCCGCTGCTCAAGGACTTGGGGCTGACTTACCCGCAATACCTGGTGATGATTTCGCTTTGGCAGTACGGCACGCTGTCGGTCAAGGACTTGAGCGGGCTGCTCAACCTGGATTCGGGCACGCTTTCGCCCTTGCTGAAGCGCTTGCAGGCGGCTGGGCTGGTCGAGCGCACCCGCAGTACGGTGGATGAGCGCGGGGTCGATATTTCGCTGACCGACGAGGGGCGCCAACTGGAGGCGAAGTCGGCCGCCGTGCGGGAAAAGATCGGCGAGCTGTTTTGCCTGCCGGAGGCGGAGATGCGCCAGATGCAGGCCACCTTGCGCGCCATCACCGGGCGCATGGAAGCGTCGGCGGAAAAGTAG